Proteins co-encoded in one Pseudobdellovibrionaceae bacterium genomic window:
- a CDS encoding ionic transporter y4hA: MPAKPQRLFDMTHVLSAISLLLVFVVFSVGTTNYGVLGVALLFLGVAVMTAVHHAEIIALRVGPSLGALILALSITVIEVGLIVSLMSNDSDTSAVVARDTVFAAVIIVTNGIVGVCLLLGGLRYRELGFHLQGANSLLAVLAVLSGLTLVLPNYTTSTSDATYTVGQLIFASVAALSLYGALVWFQTKTHRDYFEPEAPADAESSHLPSAHAATISFIALVVSLVAVIGLAKSLSPAIESGIAAIGAPKAAVGIVIAILVLLPETWASISAARANQLQTSLNLALGSGAASIALTIPVVSVYSILTERQLTLGLDGKGTAFLLLTFITGGLTLGTGRTTALQGAVHLVILAAFIVMSLIP; encoded by the coding sequence ATGCCCGCGAAACCCCAGCGCCTCTTTGACATGACCCATGTCCTTAGCGCCATTTCCCTACTCCTCGTCTTCGTCGTTTTCTCCGTGGGCACGACAAATTACGGAGTCTTAGGCGTCGCGCTCTTGTTCTTGGGAGTCGCGGTCATGACGGCGGTCCACCACGCGGAAATCATCGCGCTGCGAGTGGGGCCTTCATTAGGCGCACTCATCTTGGCCCTGTCGATCACGGTCATTGAAGTGGGTTTGATCGTCTCGCTGATGTCCAACGACAGCGACACCTCCGCGGTCGTAGCGCGTGACACGGTCTTCGCTGCGGTCATCATCGTCACGAACGGGATCGTCGGGGTCTGCCTTCTGCTTGGCGGCCTTCGCTATCGCGAACTCGGTTTCCATCTTCAGGGAGCCAACTCGCTCCTCGCCGTCCTCGCGGTGCTTTCGGGACTGACCTTGGTGCTCCCGAACTACACGACCTCGACCAGCGATGCGACATATACCGTGGGACAACTGATCTTCGCCTCGGTCGCAGCGCTCTCTCTTTACGGAGCCCTCGTCTGGTTCCAAACGAAAACCCACCGCGATTACTTCGAGCCCGAAGCCCCCGCCGACGCCGAATCTTCCCATCTTCCCTCCGCGCACGCCGCGACCATCAGCTTTATCGCTCTGGTCGTCAGCCTCGTCGCGGTCATCGGTCTCGCGAAATCACTCAGCCCCGCCATCGAAAGCGGCATCGCGGCGATCGGGGCGCCGAAAGCGGCGGTCGGTATCGTCATCGCGATTTTGGTTCTGCTTCCCGAGACTTGGGCTTCGATCTCCGCCGCCCGGGCGAATCAGCTCCAGACCAGTCTGAATCTCGCGCTGGGCTCGGGTGCGGCCAGTATCGCGCTGACCATTCCTGTCGTCAGCGTGTACTCAATCCTCACCGAGCGCCAGCTGACTCTCGGCCTCGACGGCAAGGGGACGGCCTTTCTGCTTCTGACCTTCATTACGGGCGGTTTGACGCTCGGAACGGGGCGCACTACGGCCCTGCAAGGAGCCGTGCACTTGGTGATCCTTGCCGCCTTTATCGTGATGTCTTTGATTCCTTAA
- a CDS encoding DUF2892 domain-containing protein, with the protein MTKNIHSVERGARVVIGLVLVAMAFVGPANPWFLLGIVPLATGLIGWCPPYALLGISTCKLGTPTDGEAKRS; encoded by the coding sequence ATGACAAAGAATATTCACTCGGTTGAAAGAGGCGCTCGCGTCGTGATCGGTTTGGTTTTGGTGGCGATGGCTTTCGTGGGCCCGGCGAATCCGTGGTTCCTTTTGGGGATCGTGCCCCTCGCGACCGGTTTGATCGGATGGTGTCCGCCGTACGCGCTCCTCGGCATCAGCACCTGCAAGTTGGGGACACCCACCGACGGCGAGGCGAAACGTTCTTAG
- a CDS encoding sulfite exporter TauE/SafE family protein — protein MEIFGYLAAILMGVTLGMIGGGGSILTVPILMFFFKQEALIATTESLFIVGTTATVGGLIYARQGLIDFRSGFLFAVPSFLGVYLARHLLLPQIPDLLMSLGDFTLTKELLVLASFAALMVIASFSMIRSPNKPPLPQDSPKTEPRAPSLTQIASRGLLVGFVTGFVGAGGGFLIIPALVILLNLPMRTAVGTSLAIIAANSLFGFSLSLGHPSMNWALLLSVAGLGVLGLLVGRKLSARVEENKLKKGFGYFVLFVGLFILFDQIRR, from the coding sequence ATGGAGATATTTGGTTACCTCGCCGCCATTTTGATGGGTGTCACTCTGGGAATGATCGGCGGTGGGGGTTCAATTCTCACCGTCCCGATTCTCATGTTTTTTTTCAAGCAAGAAGCCCTCATCGCCACGACCGAATCTCTGTTCATCGTGGGCACCACCGCGACGGTTGGTGGTTTGATTTACGCCCGTCAGGGACTCATCGATTTCCGCAGCGGATTCCTGTTCGCGGTTCCCAGCTTTCTCGGCGTTTATCTGGCACGCCATCTCCTCCTCCCCCAAATTCCCGACCTCCTCATGAGCCTCGGCGACTTCACGCTCACCAAAGAGCTGCTGGTCTTAGCGAGTTTCGCCGCCCTGATGGTGATCGCCTCGTTTTCGATGATCAGATCACCCAATAAACCTCCCCTCCCCCAAGACTCACCGAAGACCGAGCCTCGAGCCCCCAGCCTCACACAGATCGCCTCACGAGGACTCCTGGTCGGCTTCGTCACGGGATTTGTCGGCGCCGGCGGAGGCTTTCTGATCATTCCCGCGCTCGTGATCCTTTTGAATCTACCGATGCGGACGGCCGTCGGAACCTCCCTCGCGATCATCGCGGCCAACTCCCTGTTCGGTTTTTCCCTGAGCCTCGGTCATCCATCCATGAACTGGGCGCTTCTCCTTTCGGTTGCGGGACTCGGAGTCTTGGGGCTCCTCGTGGGCCGGAAACTTTCAGCGCGGGTCGAAGAAAATAAATTGAAGAAGGGCTTCGGTTATTTCGTGCTCTTCGTCGGACTCTTCATTCTCTTCGATCAGATCCGCCGCTAA
- a CDS encoding VWA domain-containing protein — protein sequence MRWPLQMIMLAVLAGVYAACSPVMFEKDADCGVGCVRVNGMKEIEYTVGASGGKVDILFVDDNSGSMSFEQNNIAARFSSFLSALDAKQVDYRIGVITTDVSGPNNGPRAINGNGALQDGRLIAFSNGQYFLEKGTANKEALFAGVIRRGETLTCENYLNSGSSQNASAYAANCPSPDERGIYAASLTVESNPSGFIRAEGSLAIVFLSDEDVRSLLYEQSPAYRLNDRDLPQTLIQIVQNRFPGKSLSMHSIIVRPGELKSGYSAADVAQKISQVITGDYNISVNAQNRPENFFYGADISCLNQQGSQTNQVSGSQGYLYYLAAKMTGGVVGDICANNYGSQLSAIGTNIGEKVNQIALACENPKILDLRFTNQSGAPTGSVQGSNFVFNPELTSGQTVYLKIECPDNM from the coding sequence ATGCGTTGGCCCCTACAAATGATCATGCTTGCCGTACTGGCCGGAGTTTACGCCGCCTGTTCGCCCGTCATGTTCGAAAAGGATGCCGATTGCGGAGTAGGTTGCGTCCGCGTGAACGGAATGAAAGAGATCGAGTACACGGTCGGCGCGAGCGGCGGTAAGGTCGACATTCTTTTCGTCGACGACAACTCGGGCTCGATGTCCTTTGAACAAAATAATATCGCGGCCCGCTTTTCGAGTTTTCTTTCCGCTTTGGACGCGAAACAGGTCGATTACCGTATCGGCGTTATCACGACTGACGTTTCGGGGCCGAACAACGGACCCCGTGCGATCAATGGGAATGGCGCCCTTCAGGACGGCCGTTTGATCGCTTTCTCGAATGGTCAATACTTCCTGGAAAAAGGCACCGCCAATAAAGAGGCGCTCTTCGCCGGCGTCATTCGCCGTGGTGAAACTTTGACTTGCGAGAACTATCTGAACTCGGGTTCCTCTCAGAACGCTTCGGCTTACGCCGCGAATTGCCCGAGTCCGGACGAGCGCGGCATTTACGCGGCTTCGCTGACCGTCGAATCGAATCCTTCGGGCTTCATCCGCGCGGAAGGCAGCTTGGCGATCGTTTTCCTGAGCGACGAGGACGTCCGCTCGTTATTGTACGAGCAGTCACCCGCTTATCGGCTGAACGATCGTGATCTGCCGCAAACGTTGATCCAAATCGTCCAGAACCGTTTCCCCGGCAAGTCGCTGAGCATGCACTCGATTATCGTGCGGCCCGGAGAGCTGAAGTCGGGTTACAGTGCGGCCGATGTCGCGCAGAAGATCTCGCAGGTGATCACCGGTGACTACAATATCTCGGTGAACGCTCAGAATCGCCCCGAGAACTTCTTCTACGGCGCGGATATCTCTTGTTTGAATCAACAAGGGAGCCAGACAAACCAAGTTTCGGGTTCGCAAGGCTATCTCTACTACCTGGCCGCGAAGATGACCGGCGGCGTGGTGGGTGACATCTGCGCCAATAACTACGGATCGCAACTTTCGGCGATCGGTACGAATATCGGCGAGAAGGTGAACCAGATTGCGCTGGCTTGTGAGAATCCCAAGATCCTGGATCTGCGCTTCACCAATCAATCGGGCGCGCCGACCGGAAGCGTGCAAGGTTCGAACTTCGTCTTCAATCCGGAGCTGACCTCGGGGCAGACGGTTTACCTGAAGATCGAATGTCCCGACAATATGTAA
- a CDS encoding YeeE/YedE family protein — MLLWNGRVTGISGIFYGLFTRNPRERDWRLSFILGLIFGGIALRLFAPQSFGPAGLAPDGLVFAAGLLVGFGTVLGSGCTSGHGICGISRLSPRSLVATGAFMGAGILTVALLRSLGAIP; from the coding sequence ATGCTTTTATGGAACGGTCGAGTCACGGGAATCAGCGGGATTTTTTACGGTCTTTTCACGCGAAATCCCCGTGAACGCGATTGGCGGCTCAGCTTCATTCTCGGACTGATCTTCGGCGGAATCGCCCTTCGCCTCTTCGCGCCGCAAAGCTTCGGTCCGGCGGGCCTCGCGCCCGATGGGCTCGTCTTCGCCGCCGGCCTTCTCGTTGGCTTCGGCACGGTTCTCGGCAGTGGTTGCACCAGTGGACATGGAATTTGCGGAATTAGCCGCCTTTCCCCTCGGTCCCTCGTCGCGACCGGCGCCTTCATGGGCGCGGGAATCCTCACGGTCGCACTGCTGCGATCACTCGGAGCGATTCCATGA
- the ggt gene encoding gamma-glutamyltransferase — MKTLRLLLALQLLFVSTKSFALPSAGKNLLISGPHPEAVEAGLIIADQGGNAVDVAVAVALALTVTGPNYASLGGGGFAVVRMGKETQVIDFRETAPKATNPKTYTEPGKSSIDGGLAVATPGIPAGLVALHEKYGKLAWKDLFGPALRLSREGFRVTRKWVDVVGNEKSRFNPKAKAVFLNKGQDFAPTEIQKQPDLLKALLLYRSQKAKGFYTGDVAKDIVETVRKNGGVMTMQDMADYKVRWLKPIETEFRGYKLYLMPPPSSSGVVLKTALALTEKLKPFEKPALGIEESHLLSEILNRSFRYRSVLGDPDFHANPLEQIFASANIDELVKGISTEKAQPLAPLPDEVPQAPESNETTHFSVITKDGDAVAMTVTLNGNFGSGLASDKYAITLNNEMDDFTTKPGTPNMYGLVQGYANRVQAGKRPLSSMSPTLVEKDGKIVMSVGAPGGPRIITAVYHTLYRTLASGWDIDSAVQAPRVHHQFRPNTVFIDDKRFAPEVLDGLRKKGHEVKPGWQGLAYGVMWEPKAQRLEGAFDARGEGAVGGR, encoded by the coding sequence ATGAAAACTCTCCGTCTCTTACTTGCCTTGCAACTTCTCTTCGTCAGCACGAAGAGCTTTGCCCTTCCCAGCGCGGGTAAAAACCTGCTGATTTCGGGCCCCCACCCCGAAGCGGTCGAAGCCGGCCTCATCATCGCCGACCAAGGCGGCAACGCCGTCGACGTCGCGGTGGCGGTGGCCCTCGCACTGACGGTCACCGGACCGAACTACGCGAGCCTCGGCGGCGGCGGCTTTGCGGTCGTGCGTATGGGGAAAGAAACACAGGTCATCGACTTCCGCGAAACCGCTCCCAAAGCCACCAACCCCAAAACTTATACCGAGCCCGGCAAATCTTCGATCGACGGCGGCCTGGCGGTCGCGACGCCCGGTATTCCGGCCGGCCTCGTCGCGCTTCATGAAAAGTACGGCAAGCTCGCGTGGAAAGATCTCTTCGGTCCCGCCCTGCGCCTGAGCCGTGAAGGTTTCCGTGTCACCCGCAAATGGGTCGACGTCGTCGGCAACGAAAAGTCGCGCTTCAATCCGAAAGCGAAGGCCGTCTTCTTGAACAAAGGACAAGATTTCGCTCCCACCGAGATCCAGAAGCAGCCGGATCTTTTGAAAGCCCTTCTGCTTTACCGTTCGCAAAAGGCCAAAGGCTTTTATACGGGCGATGTCGCCAAAGACATCGTCGAGACCGTTCGTAAAAACGGCGGCGTCATGACGATGCAGGATATGGCGGATTACAAGGTCCGTTGGCTGAAGCCCATTGAAACCGAATTCCGTGGCTACAAGCTCTACCTCATGCCCCCGCCCTCCAGCTCGGGAGTCGTGCTGAAAACCGCGCTGGCACTGACCGAAAAGCTGAAACCCTTCGAAAAACCCGCGCTCGGCATCGAAGAGTCCCACTTGCTTTCGGAAATCCTGAATCGCTCTTTCCGTTACCGCAGCGTTCTCGGCGATCCCGATTTCCACGCGAACCCTCTCGAGCAGATTTTCGCAAGCGCGAACATCGACGAGCTCGTCAAAGGGATCTCTACGGAAAAGGCTCAACCGCTGGCGCCGCTTCCGGATGAAGTCCCGCAGGCCCCGGAGTCGAACGAGACCACGCACTTCTCCGTTATCACGAAGGATGGCGATGCGGTGGCGATGACGGTCACCCTGAACGGCAACTTCGGTTCGGGACTCGCCAGTGACAAATACGCGATCACGCTGAACAACGAAATGGACGACTTCACCACGAAGCCCGGCACGCCCAATATGTATGGTCTTGTGCAGGGCTACGCGAATCGCGTGCAAGCCGGAAAGCGTCCCCTCAGTTCGATGAGCCCGACGCTCGTTGAAAAAGACGGCAAGATCGTCATGAGCGTCGGTGCGCCCGGCGGTCCGCGCATCATCACGGCGGTCTATCACACACTCTACCGCACGCTCGCTTCGGGATGGGACATCGACTCTGCGGTGCAAGCTCCGCGCGTGCACCATCAGTTCCGACCCAATACGGTTTTCATCGACGATAAACGTTTCGCGCCCGAAGTCCTCGATGGCCTGCGCAAAAAAGGTCACGAAGTGAAACCGGGCTGGCAAGGATTAGCCTACGGAGTGATGTGGGAGCCGAAGGCGCAACGCCTAGAGGGCGCCTTTGACGCCCGCGGGGAAGGCGCCGTCGGCGGTCGATAG
- a CDS encoding OmpA family protein yields the protein MRSILLATLVLLTGNFVHAQDGASRAELYQSESYLSEGWKPFVGMSSGFMSSGGRHEVEGLPTSIKALGSYYTEDAQWVFDIGGGLQHQFMSAGRNSTLPMVEASARYQMGLGWQLGPIMNTYLADSARYGSANTNFTSFIGAAANKDFIWEGQLLRAGATVMTDLDIRDEQVLVMMANLQISFGGEPETSEPLALEEEPAAADHLIRQAQATLPEQKPLARFALQSSELSAPDRTYLRRVASLLKNNASQYRSVTLVGHTDPTGPERLNERLSVARAQSVKRYLEQQGVPANKLVVAGRASRELVSQEELSPNRRVEIKFTSGVPTHLDNALRSIE from the coding sequence ATGCGTTCTATTCTTCTCGCAACTTTGGTCCTGCTGACCGGCAATTTCGTCCACGCACAAGACGGCGCGTCGCGTGCTGAACTCTACCAATCGGAGTCCTACCTCTCGGAAGGCTGGAAACCCTTCGTCGGTATGAGCAGCGGCTTCATGTCGAGCGGCGGACGTCATGAAGTCGAAGGACTTCCCACAAGCATCAAAGCCCTCGGCTCTTACTACACTGAAGACGCTCAATGGGTCTTCGATATCGGCGGTGGTTTGCAGCACCAATTCATGTCGGCCGGTCGCAACTCGACGCTCCCGATGGTCGAAGCTTCGGCTCGTTACCAAATGGGTCTGGGCTGGCAGCTGGGTCCGATCATGAATACGTACCTTGCGGATTCCGCTCGTTACGGCAGCGCGAACACCAACTTCACCAGCTTCATCGGTGCGGCGGCGAACAAAGACTTCATTTGGGAAGGTCAACTTCTGCGTGCCGGTGCGACGGTCATGACCGATCTCGATATCCGTGACGAGCAGGTCCTCGTCATGATGGCGAATCTGCAGATCAGCTTCGGCGGCGAACCCGAGACCAGCGAACCCCTCGCGCTCGAAGAAGAGCCCGCGGCGGCCGATCATTTGATCCGCCAGGCGCAAGCGACTCTGCCCGAGCAAAAACCCCTGGCGCGCTTCGCGCTGCAAAGCTCGGAGCTCAGCGCTCCCGACCGCACTTACCTGCGTCGCGTGGCTTCGCTCTTGAAGAACAACGCGAGCCAGTACCGCAGCGTAACCCTGGTGGGCCACACGGACCCCACCGGTCCCGAGCGTTTGAATGAACGTCTGTCGGTGGCGCGTGCGCAATCGGTGAAACGTTACCTCGAGCAACAAGGCGTCCCCGCGAACAAATTGGTCGTCGCCGGCCGCGCGTCGCGCGAACTCGTTTCCCAGGAAGAACTCAGCCCGAACCGTCGCGTGGAAATCAAATTCACCAGCGGCGTTCCCACTCACCTGGACAACGCGCTCCGCTCGATCGAGTAG
- a CDS encoding YeeE/YedE family protein: MKNNVGAFIVGLLFALGLGISGMTDPQKVLGFLDLFGAWDPSLAFVMLGAVGLHLISYRLIRRRQTPLFSAQWEVPPNSPLTPSLIAGAVIFGVGWGLAGYCPGPGITALASFELRPFVFVAGMILGMLVFKWVNLRFKFRR, from the coding sequence ATGAAGAACAATGTCGGTGCTTTCATCGTGGGTCTCCTCTTCGCATTGGGACTCGGCATCTCGGGCATGACGGATCCGCAGAAGGTCTTGGGCTTTCTGGATCTTTTCGGGGCGTGGGATCCGTCTCTCGCCTTCGTTATGCTCGGGGCCGTGGGGCTTCACCTCATTTCGTACCGACTGATTCGTCGGCGCCAGACACCGCTTTTTTCGGCGCAGTGGGAGGTCCCGCCGAACTCACCCCTCACCCCCAGCCTCATCGCGGGGGCGGTCATTTTCGGAGTCGGCTGGGGACTCGCGGGTTACTGCCCCGGCCCCGGGATCACGGCTCTCGCGAGCTTCGAACTCCGTCCCTTTGTTTTCGTCGCGGGCATGATTCTGGGAATGCTCGTTTTCAAGTGGGTCAACCTCCGCTTCAAATTCCGTAGGTAG
- the rpsR gene encoding 30S ribosomal protein S18: MRKGGRGKYRQEFSGDTTFDYKDPVSLARFISDGGKITPARIAKLSIAQQKKVAAAVKKARNLALLPSGSDAYDYFNRAESISPVPFEI; the protein is encoded by the coding sequence ATGAGAAAAGGTGGACGCGGTAAATACCGCCAGGAATTCAGCGGAGATACAACTTTTGACTACAAAGATCCCGTCAGCCTCGCACGCTTCATCAGCGACGGCGGCAAGATCACTCCCGCTCGCATCGCAAAACTGAGCATCGCTCAACAGAAGAAAGTCGCGGCCGCTGTGAAAAAGGCGCGCAACTTGGCTCTGCTGCCCTCGGGCTCGGATGCTTACGACTACTTCAACCGTGCCGAGTCGATCTCGCCGGTTCCCTTCGAAATCTAG
- a CDS encoding HD domain-containing protein, protein MSGKPQIFLLGPNVPGLEGVFERLADVGYDLTPLDENAKALKGVAVLSIGRDTDFRQLEESLTRRRKANSQMEWIALFSGRLKLKLHYLHGLGFNSIYQIPLDEELFTNRVFEIEPLVIPQKELKFDHLLRVNLPLLRELDRAPFDVFMYLPSNRRIMLYFREGHPVERAQLEKFEKHKNYSLFIRKSDIAKYKSFTSDSLLKIKAAEGLSDDQKIATIQENVQIMMGPFFVDGELSDEEGRQTVRQLQESLRGLQMRPNLERETLESLEKLASQKMTNASHSNNVAAYCALFGIALGMKNIDELRLGGLLHDVGLADMPVELLGRDEKKMSAEDRARYHLHPGNGKTDVINRNVPVTETVLNMILLHHERPDGSGYPYGKKKDEIPVEAQICALADEFDKLTSLREGYLCYSARDAMLLISGKLGEPPLPVFNPEVHQPIIDFYLSSPQEKGIATGAPATGGDAAHGQVILRARPGTVERKKFNDPVLLNDLVPQMPPLPEGKMPIPEDILPEVVALEKETEFYFFEMKS, encoded by the coding sequence ATGTCGGGCAAACCACAGATCTTTTTGTTAGGACCCAACGTTCCCGGACTTGAAGGCGTCTTCGAGCGTCTGGCGGATGTCGGATACGATCTTACGCCGCTCGACGAAAACGCGAAGGCATTGAAGGGCGTCGCGGTTCTGTCCATCGGTCGCGACACGGATTTCCGTCAGCTTGAGGAAAGTCTGACTCGACGGCGCAAAGCCAACTCGCAGATGGAATGGATCGCGCTGTTTTCCGGACGATTGAAGCTGAAGCTTCACTATCTTCACGGTTTGGGTTTCAACTCCATTTACCAAATCCCGCTCGACGAGGAGTTGTTCACGAATCGGGTCTTCGAGATCGAGCCCCTCGTCATTCCGCAGAAAGAGCTGAAGTTCGATCACCTGCTGCGCGTGAACTTACCGCTCTTGCGTGAGCTGGATCGCGCTCCGTTCGACGTTTTCATGTATTTGCCTTCCAATCGCCGGATCATGTTGTATTTCCGGGAAGGTCATCCCGTCGAGCGCGCCCAGCTCGAAAAATTTGAGAAGCACAAAAACTATTCGCTCTTCATCCGTAAGTCCGACATCGCGAAATATAAGAGCTTCACGTCCGATTCTTTGCTCAAGATCAAGGCCGCCGAGGGACTGAGCGACGACCAGAAGATCGCCACCATCCAGGAAAACGTGCAAATCATGATGGGGCCGTTCTTTGTCGACGGAGAGTTGAGCGATGAAGAGGGGCGGCAGACCGTTCGCCAACTGCAAGAGTCTTTGCGAGGGCTGCAGATGCGCCCGAACCTGGAGCGCGAAACTCTGGAGTCATTGGAAAAGCTGGCCTCGCAGAAAATGACGAATGCGAGCCACTCGAACAATGTCGCGGCTTATTGCGCGCTTTTCGGAATCGCGTTGGGGATGAAGAATATCGACGAACTCCGTTTGGGCGGGCTGCTGCACGACGTAGGATTGGCCGATATGCCGGTTGAACTTTTGGGCCGTGACGAAAAGAAAATGTCGGCCGAGGATCGCGCGCGCTACCATCTGCACCCCGGGAACGGGAAAACGGACGTCATCAACCGGAACGTACCGGTCACCGAAACCGTCCTGAATATGATCTTGCTGCATCATGAACGGCCCGACGGATCGGGATACCCCTACGGTAAAAAGAAGGACGAGATCCCCGTCGAGGCACAGATTTGCGCGTTGGCCGATGAGTTCGATAAGCTCACGAGCCTGCGCGAGGGCTATCTCTGCTATTCGGCGCGCGACGCCATGTTATTGATTTCGGGAAAACTCGGAGAGCCGCCGTTGCCGGTCTTCAATCCCGAGGTGCACCAACCCATCATCGATTTCTACTTGAGTTCACCTCAAGAAAAGGGAATCGCGACGGGAGCGCCCGCTACGGGCGGGGACGCGGCTCACGGACAAGTGATCTTGCGGGCGCGTCCCGGGACGGTGGAGCGGAAGAAGTTCAACGATCCCGTTCTATTGAATGATCTCGTGCCGCAAATGCCGCCGCTGCCGGAAGGCAAAATGCCCATTCCGGAGGACATTTTGCCTGAGGTTGTCGCGCTCGAAAAAGAAACGGAATTCTACTTCTTCGAGATGAAAAGCTGA
- a CDS encoding winged helix-turn-helix transcriptional regulator has translation MKTTGEQLAAQCETVSGLLKAIAHPQRLKILCRLSEGSCSVSELEDYCGASQSSVSQYLGKMKAEGLLKSRRDGKQIFYEIDSKDLLKMMKAMQKIFCE, from the coding sequence ATGAAAACAACCGGCGAACAATTGGCGGCGCAATGTGAAACGGTTTCTGGCCTTTTGAAGGCCATTGCCCACCCGCAGCGGCTGAAGATCCTGTGTCGTTTGTCGGAGGGGTCTTGCTCCGTGTCGGAGCTCGAAGACTACTGCGGGGCCTCGCAGTCCTCCGTGTCCCAGTACTTAGGTAAGATGAAAGCCGAAGGTCTACTGAAGTCTCGTCGGGACGGGAAACAGATCTTCTATGAGATCGATAGCAAGGACCTTCTAAAGATGATGAAGGCGATGCAAAAAATCTTTTGCGAATAG
- a CDS encoding VOC family protein yields the protein MFFDHVEYRVNDYEKSLKFYSACLLPLGFLLTTENKESGIFGFGLRTDKSDDLLLTAGAPTKPAMHICFSAKSAAQVDEFHRQATATGGVCNGPPGLRSPGYYAAFVIDPDGHNIEAVFR from the coding sequence ATGTTTTTTGATCATGTCGAATACCGCGTGAATGATTACGAAAAGTCGCTGAAGTTCTACTCGGCGTGCCTACTCCCCCTGGGGTTCTTGCTCACCACGGAGAACAAGGAAAGCGGCATCTTCGGCTTCGGTCTGCGCACCGACAAATCGGATGATCTTTTGCTGACCGCGGGAGCCCCCACAAAGCCGGCGATGCATATTTGCTTTAGCGCCAAGTCCGCGGCCCAAGTCGACGAATTCCATCGCCAAGCGACCGCCACGGGCGGGGTCTGCAATGGCCCGCCCGGACTCCGAAGCCCGGGCTACTATGCCGCCTTCGTCATCGATCCCGATGGTCATAATATCGAGGCCGTTTTTCGCTAG
- a CDS encoding MBL fold metallo-hydrolase, with product MNKDNPLFYQLFESESSTYTYLIADPLTKEAALIDPVIETIERDLKLIEELGVKLKYILDTHIHADHITAAGELRKRTGAKSAVSATAKVDCVDIALTHGQELALGEVKIKALSTPGHTNTCMSFVCGDRVFTGDALLIRGTGRTDFQQGSSEKLYDSVHQQLFSLPEKMQVYPGHDYRGQTASTIELEKKFNPRLGLAKSKSDFIQTMAELKLANPKKIHEAVPANMACGITRDEREIHPSMNDGLPEVSVQKVHEALGKVRLIDVRNPDEFNNELGHIQGAELIPLGPALTRFLENGERSQEIVFVCRSGGRSGQATTESIKQGYKFTSNMVGGMLQWNDLKYRTEKN from the coding sequence ATGAATAAAGACAATCCCCTGTTCTATCAGCTGTTCGAAAGTGAATCATCGACCTACACCTATCTGATCGCGGACCCCCTCACGAAAGAGGCCGCCCTTATCGACCCCGTCATCGAAACGATCGAGCGGGACCTCAAACTCATCGAGGAGCTCGGGGTGAAGCTCAAGTACATCCTCGACACCCATATCCATGCCGATCACATCACCGCCGCGGGCGAACTGCGCAAAAGAACCGGCGCAAAGTCCGCCGTCAGCGCGACCGCGAAGGTCGACTGCGTGGACATCGCCCTGACCCACGGTCAAGAGCTCGCGTTGGGAGAGGTCAAGATCAAAGCCCTGTCCACGCCGGGACATACGAATACCTGCATGAGTTTCGTTTGTGGCGACCGTGTCTTTACGGGAGATGCCTTGCTCATTCGCGGTACCGGGCGAACCGACTTTCAGCAAGGCTCGTCGGAAAAACTCTACGACAGCGTTCACCAACAGCTCTTTTCCCTCCCCGAGAAAATGCAGGTCTACCCGGGCCACGACTACCGTGGGCAAACCGCCTCCACCATCGAGCTCGAAAAGAAATTTAATCCTCGCCTGGGACTAGCGAAGTCAAAAAGCGACTTCATCCAAACCATGGCCGAGCTGAAACTCGCCAATCCAAAAAAAATCCACGAGGCGGTTCCGGCGAATATGGCCTGCGGGATCACTCGCGACGAGCGCGAAATCCACCCCTCCATGAACGATGGCCTTCCCGAAGTCTCCGTCCAAAAAGTCCACGAGGCCTTAGGAAAAGTTCGACTCATTGACGTTCGCAACCCCGACGAATTCAACAACGAGCTTGGGCATATCCAAGGTGCCGAACTCATTCCTTTGGGGCCAGCCCTCACGCGCTTCCTGGAAAACGGTGAACGTTCTCAGGAGATCGTCTTCGTCTGCCGCAGCGGCGGAAGATCCGGACAAGCCACCACCGAAAGCATCAAGCAGGGGTACAAATTCACCTCGAACATGGTGGGCGGCATGCTTCAATGGAACGACCTGAAGTACCGCACGGAAAAGAACTAA